One Cryobacterium roopkundense genomic region harbors:
- a CDS encoding 2-hydroxyacid dehydrogenase → MSPETLRVSLPEPDLRAALGELPDGVEIIDWAMEGPAPVPEIDLVVTPYMGAANRVAHLAGVRTRLVQSQSIGYDGIDNLLPAGHVFANAATVHETSTAELTLALILASQRGIDDFVRAAGRGEWAPAHHASLADRTVLLVGFGGVGAAIESRLLAFEATVIRVARTARSDERGEIYAMESLAELLPQADIVVIGVPLTTGTTGMVDDTFLSSMRDGALLVNIARGPVADTDALLAHASSGRLRLALDVTDPEPLPHGHPLFALPNVIISPHVGGASSAMRPRMARLVREQIERMLRGDAAVNVVLRS, encoded by the coding sequence ATGAGCCCCGAAACCCTGCGTGTGAGCCTGCCCGAACCCGACCTGCGCGCCGCCCTCGGCGAGCTGCCCGACGGCGTTGAGATCATCGACTGGGCGATGGAGGGCCCCGCACCGGTTCCCGAGATCGACCTGGTCGTGACGCCCTACATGGGCGCCGCCAATCGGGTCGCCCACCTCGCCGGGGTGCGGACCCGGCTCGTGCAGAGCCAGTCGATCGGGTACGACGGCATCGACAACCTGCTGCCGGCCGGCCACGTGTTCGCGAATGCCGCGACGGTGCACGAGACCTCGACGGCCGAGCTCACCCTCGCGCTCATCCTCGCTTCTCAGCGCGGGATCGACGACTTCGTTCGAGCGGCCGGGCGGGGAGAGTGGGCCCCCGCGCACCATGCGAGCCTCGCCGACCGCACCGTGCTGCTCGTGGGCTTCGGCGGAGTCGGCGCCGCGATCGAATCGCGGCTGCTCGCCTTTGAGGCCACCGTCATCCGCGTGGCCCGCACGGCGCGCAGCGATGAGCGCGGCGAGATCTACGCCATGGAGTCCTTAGCCGAGCTGCTGCCGCAGGCCGACATCGTCGTGATCGGCGTGCCGCTCACGACGGGCACCACCGGAATGGTCGACGACACTTTCCTGTCGAGCATGCGCGACGGCGCCCTGCTCGTGAACATCGCGCGCGGACCTGTCGCCGACACCGATGCGCTGCTCGCGCACGCATCGAGCGGGCGCCTGCGCCTCGCTCTCGACGTGACCGACCCGGAGCCGCTGCCGCACGGGCATCCGCTCTTCGCCCTACCCAACGTCATCATCTCGCCCCACGTGGGCGGCGCCTCGAGCGCGATGCGGCCACGCATGGCACGCCTCGTACGCGAGCAAATTGAGCGGATGCTGCGCGGCGACGCCGCGGTGAACGTCGTGCTGCGCAGCTAG
- a CDS encoding DMT family transporter produces the protein MKATIALVLATLMWAGNYVVGSIAVQTMSPVELTWLRWLLACVPLLILAQVVEKPDWRLVVRHWPRLLLLAALGVGGYNLLLYTALQYTTPQSASLINAANPAVMVVLAALLLRERIGWRGIAGLLLGLIGVVLIITDGALASVFTRTPNAGDVLMVAAIVVWSLYTIVGRGLPVPPITATAAQGTIVAALLAPVALVGGASWPADAAIGWAVIFIALFPSIGSYVLWNSALKSIPPGRAGLFLNLITVFTVIIAVILGAQLTTPQLVGGVIVFAGVALSTLRPARAPLRSAELAERVRLR, from the coding sequence ATGAAGGCCACGATCGCCCTCGTGCTCGCCACACTCATGTGGGCGGGCAACTACGTGGTGGGCAGCATCGCTGTGCAAACCATGTCCCCGGTCGAGCTCACCTGGCTGCGGTGGCTGCTCGCCTGCGTTCCGCTGCTCATCCTCGCGCAGGTCGTGGAGAAGCCGGACTGGCGCCTCGTGGTGCGGCACTGGCCTCGCCTGCTGCTGCTCGCGGCGCTCGGGGTGGGCGGCTACAACCTGCTGCTCTACACCGCCCTGCAGTACACGACCCCGCAGTCCGCCTCGCTGATCAACGCGGCGAACCCGGCCGTGATGGTGGTGCTCGCTGCCCTGTTGCTGCGCGAGCGCATCGGCTGGCGTGGCATCGCCGGGCTGCTGCTCGGGCTAATCGGAGTCGTGCTGATCATCACAGATGGCGCCCTCGCATCCGTTTTCACGCGCACACCGAACGCCGGCGACGTGCTCATGGTGGCGGCGATCGTGGTGTGGAGCCTGTACACGATTGTGGGGCGCGGGCTGCCCGTACCCCCGATCACGGCCACGGCCGCGCAGGGCACTATTGTGGCTGCGTTGCTCGCGCCCGTGGCGCTTGTCGGCGGAGCAAGCTGGCCAGCGGATGCCGCCATCGGCTGGGCGGTGATCTTCATCGCCCTCTTCCCGTCGATCGGTTCCTACGTGCTCTGGAACTCGGCCCTGAAAAGCATCCCGCCGGGACGCGCGGGACTGTTTCTCAACCTGATCACAGTGTTCACTGTGATCATCGCCGTGATCCTCGGCGCCCAACTCACCACGCCACAGCTCGTGGGCGGCGTGATCGTGTTCGCGGGCGTGGCGCTCAGCACCCTGCGCCCGGCACGTGCGCCGTTGCGCAGCGCAGAGCTGGCGGAGCGCGTGCGGCTGAGGTGA
- a CDS encoding dihydrodipicolinate synthase family protein — protein sequence MTESPILFRGLIAYPITPLTGSEKLVDHNVLARLVARNAAAGVDGVTVLASSGAGASFDREERRAIVQTAVAAAGDMPVYVAVSSPSTRDVLAFAQDAAGLGAQGLVVTPFSYLPLDDDEVVALLQALSDETPLPICFYNKPVQTQYDLPPAVLTRLMAETNLVAVKEPATRAGRPASRLAELRAAGGPGLSLGVSGDVQILTDLPPTDAWHTGLAALRPDQYVAVWRAARTNTTDAAEHDAEARTELLTLAQALAGSARSMGALHALATLCGIDTEPPRAPQLRAMDRDLAALHTALG from the coding sequence ATGACCGAATCACCGATACTTTTCCGCGGGCTCATCGCGTACCCGATCACGCCGCTGACCGGCAGTGAGAAGCTCGTCGATCACAACGTTCTGGCCCGGCTGGTGGCACGGAACGCGGCCGCGGGCGTGGACGGGGTGACGGTGCTCGCGTCGTCGGGTGCAGGCGCGTCGTTCGACCGGGAGGAACGCCGCGCCATCGTGCAGACCGCCGTGGCCGCCGCGGGCGACATGCCGGTGTACGTGGCGGTGAGCTCCCCCAGCACCCGGGACGTGCTCGCCTTCGCCCAGGACGCCGCCGGGCTCGGCGCGCAGGGACTCGTCGTGACCCCCTTCTCGTACCTGCCTCTCGACGACGACGAGGTCGTGGCGCTCCTGCAGGCCCTCAGCGACGAGACCCCACTGCCTATCTGCTTCTACAACAAGCCGGTGCAGACGCAGTACGACCTGCCGCCCGCCGTGCTGACACGGCTGATGGCGGAGACCAATCTGGTCGCTGTCAAGGAACCGGCCACCAGGGCGGGCCGTCCGGCGTCCCGCCTCGCCGAGCTGCGGGCCGCCGGTGGTCCCGGGCTCAGCCTCGGCGTGAGCGGCGACGTGCAGATACTCACCGACCTGCCGCCAACGGACGCGTGGCACACGGGCCTCGCCGCGCTTCGGCCCGACCAGTACGTAGCGGTGTGGCGTGCCGCACGCACCAACACAACGGATGCCGCCGAGCACGACGCCGAGGCGCGCACCGAGTTGCTCACACTCGCGCAGGCACTGGCCGGGAGCGCCCGCAGCATGGGCGCCCTGCATGCCCTCGCTACCCTGTGCGGTATTGACACCGAGCCGCCCCGCGCGCCCCAGCTGCGCGCCATGGACAGGGACCTCGCCGCCCTGCACACGGCCCTCGGCTAA
- a CDS encoding peptide MFS transporter: MSNITNDAETEVTPVPSHEDRGFFGQPRSLANIFGVEMWERFSFYGMQGILLLYLFYSVNEGGLGIPQATAAGIVGAYGGGVYLSTILGAWIADRLLGSERVLFYSAIVIMIGHIALALLPGIPGLTAGLLLIAVGSGGLKANATSVVGTLYAPDDTRRDAGFSIFYLGINLGALMGPILTGLLQTTVGFHYGFGLAAVGMAIGLVQYSLGRKRLPDSARIVHDPLPRARFAAYGALALAAVAVIVVLSMTGVITASNLVTIVIGLTIVATVVYFAVILTNKQVTGVERNRVYAFIPLFIASAAFWSLYQQQFTVVTLYAVDRLDRGLFGWEMPVSWVQSINPVFIILLSGAFAALWTWWGTKQPSTPIKFAIGTGVMGAAFLLFLPFVGGGDNSTPLLALVGILFVFTIAELLLSPVGLSVATKLAPGVFKTQMVALFFLSVALGSAMSGLLAQWYETVPETVYFGVLGGIAIILGVLLALIARPVLRLMGGVR, encoded by the coding sequence ATGAGTAACATCACCAACGATGCTGAAACAGAAGTAACTCCCGTACCGTCCCACGAGGATCGCGGATTCTTCGGACAGCCCCGCTCGCTCGCCAACATCTTCGGCGTCGAAATGTGGGAGCGTTTTTCCTTCTACGGCATGCAGGGCATCCTGTTGCTGTACCTGTTCTACTCCGTCAACGAGGGCGGACTCGGGATTCCGCAGGCGACGGCCGCCGGAATCGTCGGTGCGTACGGCGGCGGCGTGTACCTGTCCACCATCCTCGGCGCCTGGATCGCCGACCGCCTGCTCGGCTCCGAGCGTGTGCTTTTCTACAGCGCTATCGTCATCATGATCGGGCATATTGCGCTCGCCCTGCTCCCCGGAATCCCGGGGCTGACGGCCGGCCTCCTTCTTATCGCTGTCGGTAGCGGGGGGCTCAAGGCGAACGCGACGTCGGTCGTGGGCACGCTCTACGCCCCGGACGACACTCGGCGCGACGCCGGATTCTCCATCTTCTACCTCGGCATCAACCTCGGCGCCCTGATGGGCCCGATCCTCACGGGGCTGCTGCAGACCACCGTAGGGTTCCACTACGGCTTCGGTCTGGCAGCCGTAGGTATGGCCATCGGCCTTGTGCAGTATTCTCTCGGACGCAAGCGCCTGCCCGATTCCGCGCGCATCGTGCACGACCCGCTTCCGAGAGCGCGTTTCGCTGCGTACGGAGCGCTGGCCCTCGCGGCCGTTGCCGTCATTGTGGTGCTCTCCATGACCGGCGTCATCACGGCGAGCAACCTCGTCACGATCGTGATCGGTCTCACGATCGTCGCGACGGTCGTGTACTTCGCGGTGATCCTCACGAACAAGCAGGTCACCGGCGTCGAGCGCAACCGCGTGTACGCCTTCATTCCGCTGTTCATCGCGAGTGCTGCGTTCTGGTCGCTGTACCAGCAGCAGTTCACCGTGGTCACCCTGTACGCCGTCGACAGACTCGACCGTGGACTGTTCGGCTGGGAGATGCCCGTCTCGTGGGTGCAGTCGATCAACCCTGTCTTCATCATCCTGCTGTCGGGAGCGTTCGCCGCTCTCTGGACCTGGTGGGGCACCAAGCAGCCCTCCACGCCGATCAAGTTCGCGATCGGAACCGGAGTTATGGGTGCCGCGTTCCTGCTATTCCTGCCGTTCGTCGGCGGCGGCGACAACTCCACGCCTCTGCTCGCGCTTGTGGGAATCCTCTTCGTGTTCACGATCGCCGAGCTGCTGCTGTCGCCAGTTGGCCTTTCGGTCGCCACAAAGCTCGCCCCCGGTGTGTTCAAGACGCAGATGGTCGCCCTGTTCTTCCTCTCGGTCGCGCTCGGCTCGGCGATGTCGGGCCTTCTCGCCCAGTGGTACGAAACCGTGCCCGAGACGGTCTATTTCGGTGTTCTCGGCGGCATCGCTATCATCCTCGGCGTTCTCCTGGCCCTGATCGCACGCCCCGTTCTGCGCCTGATGGGCGGCGTGCGCTAG
- a CDS encoding HNH endonuclease signature motif containing protein has protein sequence MLHGSFELDPENGAYFKDFLQQVIGPRTGGPRFVEKGEKERAQRIIDDPRSTDQIAAESLIEAIKVAAGADPGTIFGRIRPSVKLVVMEAPAPATPSSALEFLGDGFIEGTSNAATAATIDRALCDTGFTPVLFGRDGSVLDVGREQRLFTQPQRVALALRDGGCMWKDCLKPPSFSEAHHLHQWKADGGLTNLEEGILLCSPHHLRLHNDGWKIIRLGTVFWLIPPPATDPAQTPILLVSKSPLKLGSPLRLPA, from the coding sequence ATGCTCCACGGCAGCTTTGAGCTCGATCCGGAGAACGGGGCGTACTTCAAGGACTTCCTGCAGCAGGTCATCGGTCCGCGCACCGGCGGCCCCAGGTTCGTGGAGAAGGGCGAGAAGGAACGAGCGCAACGCATCATCGACGACCCCCGCTCAACCGACCAGATCGCCGCCGAATCACTCATCGAGGCCATCAAGGTCGCAGCCGGCGCCGACCCGGGCACAATCTTCGGCCGCATTCGGCCGTCTGTGAAGCTCGTGGTGATGGAGGCACCGGCGCCCGCAACACCTTCCTCGGCGCTGGAGTTCCTTGGAGACGGATTCATCGAAGGAACCTCGAATGCGGCGACCGCCGCCACGATCGACAGGGCCCTGTGCGACACCGGATTCACCCCGGTGCTGTTCGGCCGCGACGGATCGGTGCTCGACGTCGGACGGGAGCAACGGCTCTTTACGCAGCCGCAACGCGTGGCGTTGGCGCTTCGGGACGGCGGGTGCATGTGGAAGGACTGCCTGAAACCACCCAGCTTCTCCGAAGCACACCACCTACACCAGTGGAAGGCAGACGGAGGGCTCACCAACCTCGAGGAGGGCATCCTGCTCTGCAGCCCCCACCACCTCCGCCTCCATAATGACGGATGGAAGATCATCCGCCTCGGCACCGTCTTCTGGTTGATCCCGCCGCCCGCAACCGACCCCGCCCAAACCCCGATCCTCCTGGTGAGCAAATCACCGCTGAAGTTGGGGTCGCCGCTCCGGCTCCCGGCGTAA
- a CDS encoding IS1634 family transposase, protein MASLYKKTINGKPYWYLREMARVDGKPKMVSERYLGSAADIEALHDAREAESLPSKTQHLGFGDTAAVWEIVNRLDVAGIIDSVVGARRSDAGASVGTYLALAALNRVVAPTSKLGFADWWKSTAADRFTKVPASVLDHRRFWDAMHKVTEDQLAEIEQRLAVAMITTFNLDISALALDMTNFATYIDSANTLAPIAQRGKAKQKRTDLRLVGLGLVVTRDGGVPLVAHAYPGNKPDVTQFPLMIDLLSSRHAALAAKAGRATPAEMTVVFDAGQNSLSNFAHVTAKGLAFVGSIPPSIVADLLALPASDRRIVATDRFGGLSAVETRRVVYGSERRVILTHSPTLHEKQAVGFAQTLHKAEGLLTELAATLERGKTRRSTEQVAEEIRSITHDAWVRRVLIWDLTGTTPATHHLTFTVDDDARLMLEAEVFGKRILVTDHDDWPVSDVVAAYRSQSDAEFSFRQLKDPHVVSFSPMHHRTEHNIRVHTFTCVLALQIAHLMRRQAEHAGLHLSVRELLDQLEKIQETVMIFPSTGGRPKARRMLTTTTPTQDQLAEIFNLAKWAPKKN, encoded by the coding sequence ATGGCTAGTTTGTATAAGAAGACGATCAACGGGAAGCCGTACTGGTACCTGCGCGAGATGGCGCGCGTCGACGGCAAGCCCAAGATGGTCTCGGAGCGCTATCTCGGTTCGGCGGCCGATATCGAGGCGTTGCATGACGCCCGCGAGGCCGAATCGTTGCCGTCGAAGACGCAGCACCTCGGCTTCGGAGACACGGCCGCGGTCTGGGAAATCGTGAACCGACTCGACGTGGCCGGGATCATCGATTCCGTCGTCGGTGCGCGCCGCAGCGACGCGGGAGCGTCGGTGGGGACCTATCTGGCATTGGCCGCGCTGAACCGGGTCGTCGCCCCCACGTCGAAGCTCGGCTTCGCGGACTGGTGGAAAAGCACCGCCGCGGACCGGTTCACGAAGGTGCCGGCGAGTGTATTGGATCACCGCCGGTTCTGGGACGCGATGCATAAAGTCACCGAGGATCAGCTCGCCGAGATTGAGCAGCGCCTCGCGGTCGCGATGATCACCACCTTCAACCTGGACATTTCGGCGTTGGCGTTGGATATGACCAACTTCGCGACCTACATCGATTCCGCCAACACCCTCGCCCCTATAGCTCAGCGCGGCAAAGCGAAACAGAAACGCACCGACCTGCGCCTGGTCGGTTTGGGATTGGTCGTCACCCGGGATGGCGGCGTTCCCCTGGTTGCCCATGCCTATCCCGGGAACAAGCCCGACGTCACGCAGTTCCCGTTGATGATTGATCTGCTCAGCTCCCGGCACGCGGCCCTGGCCGCGAAGGCTGGCCGGGCGACGCCGGCGGAGATGACTGTCGTCTTCGACGCCGGCCAGAACTCCCTCAGCAACTTCGCCCACGTCACCGCCAAAGGGCTCGCGTTTGTGGGTTCCATCCCGCCATCCATCGTCGCCGATCTCCTCGCGCTGCCCGCGAGCGACCGTCGCATCGTCGCTACGGACAGGTTCGGCGGACTCAGCGCCGTGGAGACCCGACGGGTTGTCTATGGCTCCGAACGCCGTGTGATTCTCACGCACTCCCCGACCCTGCACGAGAAACAAGCCGTCGGATTCGCGCAAACCCTCCACAAAGCCGAGGGTCTCCTGACCGAACTCGCGGCGACGCTGGAGCGCGGGAAAACTCGACGCAGCACCGAGCAGGTCGCAGAGGAAATCCGGTCGATCACTCACGACGCCTGGGTTCGCCGCGTCCTGATCTGGGACCTGACCGGCACCACGCCGGCCACGCACCACCTGACGTTCACCGTCGACGACGATGCCCGCCTGATGCTCGAGGCGGAGGTGTTTGGCAAACGCATCCTCGTCACCGACCACGACGACTGGCCAGTCAGTGACGTCGTGGCCGCTTACCGGTCCCAGTCCGATGCGGAGTTCAGCTTCCGACAGCTCAAAGACCCCCACGTGGTGTCGTTCTCACCCATGCATCACCGGACCGAGCACAACATCCGCGTGCACACCTTCACCTGCGTCCTCGCCCTCCAAATCGCGCACCTCATGCGCCGCCAAGCCGAGCACGCAGGTCTGCATCTTTCGGTCCGCGAGCTCCTCGACCAGCTCGAGAAAATCCAGGAAACCGTCATGATCTTCCCCTCGACCGGCGGGCGCCCCAAAGCCCGCCGCATGCTCACCACAACCACCCCCACCCAGGACCAGCTTGCCGAGATCTTCAACCTCGCCAAGTGGGCCCCGAAGAAGAATTAG
- a CDS encoding glycosyltransferase family 2 protein: MSDTTVPTIESGPTGEIGRSVSVVSARRRQWGAEKRPEPLSIVHPIPSSRKIALGRLGIVITILAWMSYVVTTIIAELINNPNSGSRFQFEAVSYLIVVTMLTFSALMYLLARQGALYRFRDHERVPRGELDRHFENYAEAITVLVPSYAEEPRVVRGTLWSAALQEFPDLSVVLLVDDPPYPTDPAIIERLDSTRALADDIARALAAPAERFALASAAFQQRMLPAHASLDGELPHLIAEYEAAAAWLEEMAQAELIEDHVDDFFVDSVLMGLASELRLTLLGLESALVQGGSPDRDNILRLYARLTSIFSVKMETFERKMYANLSHEANKAMNLNSYISLMGGRWHRDENAGSIVLRASAYEADDDLVVPDTMYVLTLDADSLLLRDYCLRLVYFLESAGNERVAVTQTPYSSFRGAPTRIERVAGATTDIQHILHQGMTYYGATFWVGANAVIRKRALEDIVEVESVGGFEIRTYIQDRTVIEDTESSVDLGTHGWTLANYPERLSYSATPPDFGALVVQRRRWANGGLLILPKLWNQVTHRRFNRERVLFRELLLRVNYMASIAWSSFGLIFLLAYPYDSRLLSPLVFFAALPYFLAMGSDLRECGHRFSDIFRIYGFNLVLLPVNLAGVLKSMQQAITGEKIPFVRTPKVKDRTAAPALYVVVPYLIVAFSVLTVWRNVDAGNWGNVAFAVLNAVLAAYAIKAYIGLRNSIVDVFLAMLSWLYVAPRKPKQAAPEFLPKEPMDIDWASVLYYGDRRLNRNLRGGSDRRRRATAR, encoded by the coding sequence ATGTCTGACACGACAGTGCCGACCATCGAGTCCGGACCAACCGGCGAGATCGGCCGATCGGTGTCCGTAGTTTCCGCACGTCGACGCCAGTGGGGAGCTGAAAAACGCCCCGAACCGCTCTCGATCGTGCATCCGATCCCATCGTCTCGCAAGATCGCCCTGGGCCGGCTCGGCATCGTGATCACGATCCTCGCCTGGATGAGCTACGTCGTCACCACGATCATCGCCGAGCTGATCAACAACCCGAACTCGGGCTCCCGGTTTCAGTTCGAGGCGGTTTCGTACCTCATCGTCGTCACCATGTTGACGTTTTCGGCGCTGATGTACCTCCTCGCGCGGCAGGGCGCGCTCTATCGCTTCCGCGACCACGAACGGGTGCCCCGCGGCGAACTCGACCGTCATTTCGAGAACTACGCCGAGGCGATCACGGTTCTGGTGCCGTCGTACGCCGAGGAACCCCGTGTCGTGCGCGGTACGCTCTGGTCGGCCGCGCTGCAGGAATTTCCCGACCTCTCCGTCGTACTGCTCGTGGACGACCCGCCGTACCCCACCGATCCCGCCATCATCGAGCGGCTCGACAGCACGCGCGCCCTCGCCGACGACATCGCCCGGGCGCTTGCTGCGCCCGCCGAGCGATTCGCGCTGGCCAGCGCCGCATTCCAACAGCGGATGCTGCCCGCCCACGCTTCCCTCGACGGCGAGCTCCCGCACCTGATCGCGGAATACGAAGCAGCCGCCGCGTGGCTCGAGGAGATGGCCCAGGCGGAACTCATCGAGGACCACGTGGATGACTTTTTCGTGGACTCGGTATTGATGGGGCTCGCGAGCGAACTGAGGCTCACCCTGCTGGGGCTGGAATCTGCCCTCGTGCAGGGCGGGTCCCCTGACCGTGACAACATCCTGCGCCTCTACGCCAGGCTTACCTCAATCTTTTCCGTGAAAATGGAGACCTTCGAGCGCAAGATGTACGCCAACCTCTCGCACGAAGCCAACAAGGCGATGAACCTCAACTCATACATCTCCCTGATGGGCGGGCGCTGGCACCGCGACGAGAACGCCGGATCTATCGTGCTGCGCGCATCCGCTTACGAGGCCGACGACGATCTCGTGGTGCCCGACACGATGTACGTGCTGACCCTCGACGCGGACTCGCTGCTGCTGCGGGACTACTGCCTGCGCCTGGTGTATTTTCTGGAGTCGGCCGGCAACGAACGCGTGGCCGTGACGCAGACGCCATACTCGTCTTTTCGCGGCGCACCGACCCGCATCGAGCGCGTTGCCGGGGCGACCACCGACATCCAGCACATTCTGCACCAGGGCATGACCTACTACGGCGCCACATTCTGGGTGGGGGCGAACGCCGTCATTCGCAAGCGCGCGCTCGAGGACATTGTGGAGGTCGAGAGCGTGGGCGGCTTCGAGATCCGCACGTACATTCAGGACCGCACGGTGATCGAAGACACCGAGTCGAGCGTCGACCTGGGCACGCACGGCTGGACCCTGGCCAACTACCCGGAACGCCTCAGCTACAGCGCCACCCCGCCCGACTTCGGAGCCCTGGTGGTGCAGCGACGCCGCTGGGCGAATGGCGGCCTGCTGATTCTGCCCAAGCTGTGGAACCAAGTGACACACCGGCGGTTCAACCGCGAACGTGTGCTCTTTCGGGAACTCCTGTTGCGGGTCAACTACATGGCCTCTATCGCGTGGTCGAGTTTCGGCCTCATCTTTCTGCTGGCCTACCCCTACGACAGCCGTCTGCTGAGTCCGCTGGTTTTCTTCGCCGCCCTGCCCTATTTTCTAGCGATGGGCAGCGACCTCCGGGAATGCGGGCACCGCTTCAGCGACATCTTCCGCATCTACGGGTTCAACCTCGTCTTGCTTCCGGTCAACCTCGCCGGCGTCTTGAAGTCGATGCAGCAGGCCATCACCGGCGAGAAGATCCCGTTCGTGCGCACGCCCAAGGTGAAAGACCGCACCGCGGCCCCCGCCCTCTACGTGGTCGTTCCGTACCTGATCGTGGCCTTCTCCGTGCTCACAGTCTGGCGCAACGTCGACGCCGGCAACTGGGGCAACGTGGCCTTCGCTGTGCTGAACGCCGTGCTCGCCGCCTACGCCATCAAGGCCTATATAGGCCTGCGCAACTCGATCGTGGACGTGTTCCTCGCCATGCTCAGCTGGCTATACGTCGCGCCTCGCAAACCGAAACAGGCCGCCCCGGAATTCCTGCCGAAGGAGCCAATGGACATCGACTGGGCCTCCGTGCTCTACTACGGCGACCGCCGACTTAACCGCAACCTGCGCGGCGGCTCCGACCGTCGTCGTCGCGCCACGGCCCGCTAG
- a CDS encoding glycosyl hydrolase family 18: MSQRFPGRRLSIVRVAAVVCVAAIVVGGGVFGLNQIEDAKAASTGDSFFAGYVDVTAIPEFSFESATTDDGQSAMLSFIVADEQDTCSPSWGTFFAPGESGQGRDLDRRIARFAESGGEVAISFGGLLNDELATVCTSPSELEKAYAAVVTRYDVATIDLDIEGDNLRDSEAGARRATAIAAVQQARAAENAPLAVWLTLPVSPTGLTEAGTTAVRQMLAANVDLAGVNLMVMDYGSSRDASQTMYETAVAAAEATHSQIGDAYASAGQDLGTRAVWRKIGLTPMIGQNDEPGEVFGLRDATLLNAYAQDNGVGRMSAWSLNRDRTCGGNYPDLTRVSDSCSGVEQGDLRFGEVLSLGFSNRLAPVPSTPAPVPTLVADNPATSPYPIWAADNSYVANDRIVWHGHVYSAKWFTLGDQPDNPLVNAASAPWNLIGPVLPGDRPAVVLVVPPGTYDGWSSSVVYQQGERVLLGDRAFEAKWWTLGDSPQASLDGSDSSPWLLLSDADIQKILDAR; this comes from the coding sequence GTGAGCCAACGTTTTCCGGGTCGACGGCTGTCTATCGTGCGCGTCGCCGCAGTGGTGTGCGTGGCCGCGATTGTGGTGGGTGGGGGTGTGTTCGGCCTGAACCAGATTGAAGACGCGAAGGCGGCCTCCACCGGGGATTCCTTCTTCGCCGGGTACGTCGACGTCACGGCGATTCCGGAATTCTCCTTCGAATCCGCCACGACCGATGACGGCCAGAGTGCGATGCTGTCGTTCATTGTGGCCGACGAACAAGACACGTGCAGCCCCTCGTGGGGCACATTCTTCGCGCCCGGCGAGTCTGGTCAGGGACGCGACCTCGACCGGCGCATCGCCCGGTTCGCGGAATCCGGTGGCGAGGTGGCGATTTCCTTCGGCGGTCTGCTCAATGACGAACTCGCCACTGTGTGCACCTCACCGAGCGAGTTGGAGAAGGCTTACGCGGCCGTTGTCACGCGCTACGACGTGGCAACGATCGACCTCGACATCGAGGGAGACAACCTGAGAGACAGCGAGGCGGGGGCGCGACGCGCCACCGCGATCGCGGCGGTACAGCAGGCTCGCGCTGCCGAGAATGCGCCGCTGGCTGTCTGGCTCACCCTTCCGGTCTCCCCGACAGGTCTCACCGAAGCCGGAACGACAGCCGTGCGCCAGATGCTCGCGGCGAACGTCGACCTCGCGGGTGTGAACCTGATGGTCATGGACTACGGCAGCAGTCGTGACGCCTCACAAACCATGTACGAGACAGCCGTCGCCGCGGCCGAGGCCACCCATTCCCAGATCGGGGACGCCTATGCTTCCGCGGGCCAGGATCTCGGAACCCGCGCGGTCTGGCGCAAAATTGGCCTGACGCCGATGATCGGCCAGAACGACGAGCCCGGAGAGGTGTTCGGTTTGCGAGACGCGACCCTGCTCAACGCCTACGCCCAGGACAACGGCGTGGGGCGGATGTCGGCATGGTCGCTCAACAGGGACCGCACCTGCGGTGGCAATTATCCCGACCTCACTCGGGTGTCCGATTCCTGCAGCGGCGTGGAGCAGGGTGACCTGCGCTTCGGCGAGGTGCTGTCCCTCGGGTTCTCCAACCGACTCGCCCCGGTCCCGAGCACGCCGGCGCCCGTGCCCACGCTGGTGGCCGACAACCCCGCCACGAGCCCATACCCCATCTGGGCGGCGGACAATTCCTACGTCGCCAACGACCGCATCGTCTGGCACGGACACGTCTACTCCGCCAAGTGGTTCACCCTGGGCGACCAGCCGGACAATCCGCTGGTAAACGCGGCATCGGCGCCGTGGAACCTGATCGGGCCTGTATTGCCCGGCGACCGCCCGGCCGTCGTTCTCGTGGTGCCCCCGGGAACCTACGACGGCTGGTCGAGCTCGGTTGTCTATCAGCAGGGTGAGCGCGTGCTCCTCGGCGACCGCGCTTTCGAAGCCAAATGGTGGACCCTTGGGGACAGTCCGCAAGCGTCGTTGGACGGTTCCGACAGTTCGCCCTGGCTGCTGTTGTCCGACGCTGACATACAAAAGATCCTCGACGCCCGGTAG